In one Brienomyrus brachyistius isolate T26 chromosome 7, BBRACH_0.4, whole genome shotgun sequence genomic region, the following are encoded:
- the kank1a gene encoding KN motif and ankyrin repeat domain-containing protein 1a isoform X1 yields MAKMAHANGNMSEKGEGVASAEDELVVPYYLETPYGYQLDLDFLKYVDDIERGNTIKKLNIQRKPKVAQPKAVPRSSRGQSDWTSTESLSSSSSDESKQSPFFTAQKQTLGSHARTIGTSEVPSAFLASQEGKLLPLPSPNSPRYNPRVEKTLMETRWRLEQERLLHEPVFKEPPRRRLASFGGLGSNSSLSSFPGSSGQNQVIHNGYQPNGDYSLNFNTLMGSSMRHSPLSSGMTTPVTSVSPMHLQHIREQMVVALKRLKELEEQVKTIPILQVKISVLQEEKRQLSLQMKNQKPSSQFPGSTGFRKRSYSVGSADHFSELSQIGKGTELHIDSEDDLDNTKQGCQRLEEFRQLTADMLELGRNIHDTLPDEQPRLTQTPVEKMQTREYRSVASGPNENMNDVVVYHRSLQHHRDVGVTTEVETRTAAVNVTEAMLGMTTEAEVEIEMQHQTIEALKDKIYRLEVQLKETTHEMEMGKLKLELRAAGSRKKVDKGSMAKPSVYSTAVEAKVTMQNQGVGNHVEYKDACTGSIFDSRSVGVSCRIDVQHAAVGPDTPMDSWLMKEGVQAYDKCVGRHVAICNQNVGMEGGIHEIGINIEDVKDNLNICKIGLERSKNCTSVGCGDCSVDVRVCPMKDLVSVGTNTDQVHHVDSELMVVPETISRKTYTEVETVTKYTNTERTVFKDSSTNTSVNTQDKCISTIPIETRSVSVGEGLVKDEKLLKTRSVAVGTTGDASLDKASAVKTKHTGVGTANINDNFLVGLRTRNIACGPSWLPNSKTRSVGVGYETVAEPVQSQACQSEMAAGLDHYIERVQKLLQEQQMLLAENYSELADAFGQPHTQIGSINNQLVSTLSSINTVMKYASSEDILKLCSAAAGTVSDMGQLAEGKTEVTHAEATLSQSSLICPRLSTHQQSSSMQKSLMDQQMSSALHGQPGSQNTLKSIMKKKDGGQGANGTKKNLQFVGVNGGYETTSSDDSSSEESSSEESGSEREVHGGKEGSVDGSRAEEFCNKGAVEGRAERNPEKAEVRERYELSEKMVTACHLMKNHLNDSKALVGKDMRACLSTLQHEWFRVSSQKSAVPAMVEDYLSAFRAVSPAVLKHIVNMADGNGNTALHYSVSHSNFDIVKKLLDADICNVDQQNKAGYTPIMLAALAAVEAEKDMRVVEELFSKGDVNAKASQAGQTGLMLAVSHGRMDMVKALLVCGANVNIQDDEGSTALMCASEHGHAEIVKLLLAQPGCDATLSDNDGSNALSIALEAGHKDIAVLLYAHVNFSKAQSPGTPRLGRKAPPSPTGRSTFD; encoded by the exons AAAAAGGAGAGGGTGTTGCAAGTGCTGAAGATGAGTTGGTGGTACCCTACTACTTGGAAACGCCTTATGGTTATCAGCTAGATTTAGACTTCCTCAAGTATGTAGATGACATTGAGAGAGGTAACACCATAAAAAAGTTAAACATCCAGAGAAAACCCAAAGTGGCCCAGCCTAAAGCAGTTCCACggagcagcagggggcagtcTGACTGGACCTCAACTGAATCGCTGTCGTCCTCAAGCAGTGATGAAAGCAAGCAATCTCCATTcttcacagcccaaaaacagacCCTTGGTTCTCATGCCAGAACCATAGGCACTTCTGAGGTCCCTTCAGCCTTCCTGGCCAGCCAAGAAGGCAAGCTACTGCCTCTACCCTCCCCGAATTCACCCAGGTACAATCCACGTGTTGAGAAGACATTGATGGAGACACGGTGGAGGCTAGAGCAGGAGCGGCTGCTTCATGAGCCGGTTTTCAAGGAACCTCCCCGCAGGAGGCTGGCCAGCTTCGGGGGGTTGGGTTCCAACAGCTCCCTGTCTTCATTTCCGGGATCAAGTGGTCAGAATCAAGTCATCCACAATGGATACCAACCTAACGGGGACTACAGCCTTAACTTCAACACCTTGATGGGTAGCTCTATGCGCCATAGCCCTTTGAGCTCAGGGATGACCACCCCTGTCACTAGTGTCAGCCCTATGCATCTGCAGCACATCCGGGAACAGATGGTCGTGGCACTTAAGAGGCTCAAGGAACTAGAGGAACAAGTCAAAACGATTCCTATCCTGCAAGTCAAGATCTCAGTCTTGCAAGAAGAAAAAAGGCAACTCTCCTTACAAATGAAGAACCAAAAACCTTCCAGTCAGTTTCCAGGAAGCACTGGGTTCCGGAAGCGGTCTTACAGTGTTGGGAGTGCAGACCATTTCAGTGAGCTCTCACAGATTGGAAAGGGGACAGAACTGCACATAGATTCTGAAGATGATCTGGACAACACTAAACAGGGCTGCCAAAGACTGGAGGAATTCAGGCAGctgacagcagacatgctggagCTGGGAAGAAATATTCACGACACCCTCCCAGACGAACAACCTAGACTCACACAAACCCCAGtggagaagatgcaaactcgAGAGTATAGGTCTGTTGCTTCAGGTCCCAATGAGAATATGAATGATGTTGTTGTGTATCACAGGTCGCTGCAGCACCACCGAGATGTTGGTGTGACTACAGAGGTGGAAACGAGGACTGCCGCAGTTAATGTGACCGAGGCTATGCTTGGCATGACCACTGAAGCTGAGGTGGAAATTGAAATGCAGCATCAGACTATTGAGGCCCTCAAGGACAAGATTTACAGGCTAGAGGTCCAGCTAAAGGAAACCACGCATGAGATGGAGATGGGAAAGTTGAAACTGGAGCTTCGGGCAGCAGGGTCAAGGAAGAAGGTTGATAAGGGTTCAATGGCTAAACCATCTGTTTACAGCACTGCAGTGGAAGCTAAAGTGACCATGCAAAATCAAGGAGTGGGAAATCATGTGGAATACAAAGATGCCTGCACTGGAAGTATCTTTGACTCGCGTTCTGTGGGTGTTTCATGCAGGATTGATGTACAGCATGCTGCTGTAGGTCCTGATACACCAATGGACTCATGGCTTATGAAGGAAGGGGTGCAAGCTTATGATAAGTGTGTCGGCAGACACGTTGCAATATGTAACCAAAATGTAGGAATGGAAGGTGGCATTCATGAAATTGGAATCAATATCGAAGACGTCAAAGACAATCTAAATATTTGCAAAATAGGACTTGAACGATCAaagaattgtacatcagttggTTGTGGGGACTGTTCTGTGGATGTGAGGGTTTGTCCTATGAAAGACCTGGTTTCTGTTGGCACAAACACTGACCAAGTGCACCATGTTGACTCTGAACTCATGGTGGTACCTGAGACTATTTCTCGTAAGACATATACAGAGGTTGAAACTGTAACTAAATATACCAACACAGAAAGGACTGTTTTCAAAGACTCCAGCACTAATACTAGTGTCAATACTCAAGACAAATGCATCAGCACAATTCCAATTGAGACCAGGAGTGTGTCAGTGGGGGAAGGCCTTGTGAAAGatgaaaagttgctaaaaaCTCGCTCTGTTGCTGTGGGAACTACAGGAGATGCTTCTCTGGATAAGGCATCAGCAGTTAAGACCAAACACACTGGGGTTGGCACAGCCAATATAAACGACAACTTTCTGGTAGGGTTGAGAACAAGGAACATCGCTTGTGGCCCCTCTTGGCTGCCTAACTCAAAAACCAGGAGCGTTGGAGTAGGGTATGAGACCGTGGCAGAACCTGTGCAGTCTCAGGCATGTCAGAGCGAAATGGCTGCTGGGCTGGACCACTACATCGAAAGGGTGCAGAAACTACTGCAGGAGCAGCAGATGCTCCTAGCTGAAAACTACAGTGAGCTGGCAGATGCCTTTGGGCAGCCTCACACCCAGATTGGCTCCATCAACAACCAGCTGGTCAGTACCTTGTCATCCATAAACACTGTGATGAAGTACGCCAGCTCAGAGGACATCTTGAAGTTGTGTTCTGCTGCAGCAGGAACTGTCTCAG ACATGGGTCAGCTGGCCGAGGGGAAGACAGAGGTGACCCATGCAGAAGCAACACTGTCCCAGTCATCTTTAATTTGTCCTAGACTTTCAACACACCAGCAAAGTTCTTCCATGCAGAAGAGCCTGATGGACCAGCAGATGTCCTCAGCCCTGCATG GACAGCCTGGCAGCCAGAACACTCTCAAGTCAATCATGAAGAAGAAAGACGGTGGTCAAGGAGCCAACGGCACAAAAAAGAACCTGCAGTTTGTAGGTGTCAATGGAGG GTATGAGACGACGTCGAGCGATGACTCCAGCTCGGAGGAGAGCAGCTCGGAGGAATCTGGGAGTGAGCGAGAGGTGCATGGTGGGAAGGAGGGGAGTGTGGATGGGAGTAGAGCAGAGGAATTTTGTAACAAGGGAGCTGTGGAAGGGCGAGCAGAGAGGAATCCGGAAAAGGCAGAAGTTAGGGAGAG GTACGAATTAAGTGAGAAAATGGTGACAGCATGCCATCTAATGAAGAACCATCTGAATGACTCCAAGGCTCTAGTCGGCAAAGACATG AGGGCATGCCTGAGCACACTGCAGCACGAGTGGTTCAGAGTGTCCAGTCAGAAGTCAGCAGTTCCAGCCATGGTGGAAGACTACCTGTCAGCATTCAGAGCCGTGTCCCCTGCTGTGCTGAAGCACATCGTCAACATGGCTGACGGCAATGGCAACACTGCTCTCCACTACAGTGTGTCCCACTCTAATTTTGATATTGTCAAGAAGCTACTGGATGCAG ACATTTGCAATGTTGATCAGCAGAACAAGGCTGGCTACACTCCCATCATGCTTGCTGCCCTTGCAGCAGTGGAAGCTGAGAAGGACATGAGGGTTGTGGAGGAGCTGTTCAGCAAGGGGGATGTCAACGCTAAAGCCAGTCAG GCCGGCCAGACGGGGCTCATGCTAGCCGTCAGTCACGGGAGGATGGACATGGTGAAAGCTCTGCTGGTGTGTGGGGCCAACGTCAACATTCAGGACGACGAGGGCTCCACGGCACTCATGTGTGCCAGTGAGCACGGCCACGCCGAGATCGTCAAGCTGCTGCTGGCCCAGCCCGGCTGTGACGCCACACTCAGTGACAAC GATGGGAGTAATGCCCTGTCGATAGCCCTCGAAGCTGGACACAAAGACATTGCTGTGCTACTGTATGCCCACGTCAACTTCTCCAAAGCACAGTCCCCG GGGACACCTCGCCTTGGGAGAAAGGCGCCCCCCAGTCCCACAGGGAGAAGCACTTTTGATTAG
- the kank1a gene encoding KN motif and ankyrin repeat domain-containing protein 1a isoform X2 translates to MKGSEKGEGVASAEDELVVPYYLETPYGYQLDLDFLKYVDDIERGNTIKKLNIQRKPKVAQPKAVPRSSRGQSDWTSTESLSSSSSDESKQSPFFTAQKQTLGSHARTIGTSEVPSAFLASQEGKLLPLPSPNSPRYNPRVEKTLMETRWRLEQERLLHEPVFKEPPRRRLASFGGLGSNSSLSSFPGSSGQNQVIHNGYQPNGDYSLNFNTLMGSSMRHSPLSSGMTTPVTSVSPMHLQHIREQMVVALKRLKELEEQVKTIPILQVKISVLQEEKRQLSLQMKNQKPSSQFPGSTGFRKRSYSVGSADHFSELSQIGKGTELHIDSEDDLDNTKQGCQRLEEFRQLTADMLELGRNIHDTLPDEQPRLTQTPVEKMQTREYRSVASGPNENMNDVVVYHRSLQHHRDVGVTTEVETRTAAVNVTEAMLGMTTEAEVEIEMQHQTIEALKDKIYRLEVQLKETTHEMEMGKLKLELRAAGSRKKVDKGSMAKPSVYSTAVEAKVTMQNQGVGNHVEYKDACTGSIFDSRSVGVSCRIDVQHAAVGPDTPMDSWLMKEGVQAYDKCVGRHVAICNQNVGMEGGIHEIGINIEDVKDNLNICKIGLERSKNCTSVGCGDCSVDVRVCPMKDLVSVGTNTDQVHHVDSELMVVPETISRKTYTEVETVTKYTNTERTVFKDSSTNTSVNTQDKCISTIPIETRSVSVGEGLVKDEKLLKTRSVAVGTTGDASLDKASAVKTKHTGVGTANINDNFLVGLRTRNIACGPSWLPNSKTRSVGVGYETVAEPVQSQACQSEMAAGLDHYIERVQKLLQEQQMLLAENYSELADAFGQPHTQIGSINNQLVSTLSSINTVMKYASSEDILKLCSAAAGTVSDMGQLAEGKTEVTHAEATLSQSSLICPRLSTHQQSSSMQKSLMDQQMSSALHGQPGSQNTLKSIMKKKDGGQGANGTKKNLQFVGVNGGYETTSSDDSSSEESSSEESGSEREVHGGKEGSVDGSRAEEFCNKGAVEGRAERNPEKAEVRERYELSEKMVTACHLMKNHLNDSKALVGKDMRACLSTLQHEWFRVSSQKSAVPAMVEDYLSAFRAVSPAVLKHIVNMADGNGNTALHYSVSHSNFDIVKKLLDADICNVDQQNKAGYTPIMLAALAAVEAEKDMRVVEELFSKGDVNAKASQAGQTGLMLAVSHGRMDMVKALLVCGANVNIQDDEGSTALMCASEHGHAEIVKLLLAQPGCDATLSDNDGSNALSIALEAGHKDIAVLLYAHVNFSKAQSPGTPRLGRKAPPSPTGRSTFD, encoded by the exons AAAAAGGAGAGGGTGTTGCAAGTGCTGAAGATGAGTTGGTGGTACCCTACTACTTGGAAACGCCTTATGGTTATCAGCTAGATTTAGACTTCCTCAAGTATGTAGATGACATTGAGAGAGGTAACACCATAAAAAAGTTAAACATCCAGAGAAAACCCAAAGTGGCCCAGCCTAAAGCAGTTCCACggagcagcagggggcagtcTGACTGGACCTCAACTGAATCGCTGTCGTCCTCAAGCAGTGATGAAAGCAAGCAATCTCCATTcttcacagcccaaaaacagacCCTTGGTTCTCATGCCAGAACCATAGGCACTTCTGAGGTCCCTTCAGCCTTCCTGGCCAGCCAAGAAGGCAAGCTACTGCCTCTACCCTCCCCGAATTCACCCAGGTACAATCCACGTGTTGAGAAGACATTGATGGAGACACGGTGGAGGCTAGAGCAGGAGCGGCTGCTTCATGAGCCGGTTTTCAAGGAACCTCCCCGCAGGAGGCTGGCCAGCTTCGGGGGGTTGGGTTCCAACAGCTCCCTGTCTTCATTTCCGGGATCAAGTGGTCAGAATCAAGTCATCCACAATGGATACCAACCTAACGGGGACTACAGCCTTAACTTCAACACCTTGATGGGTAGCTCTATGCGCCATAGCCCTTTGAGCTCAGGGATGACCACCCCTGTCACTAGTGTCAGCCCTATGCATCTGCAGCACATCCGGGAACAGATGGTCGTGGCACTTAAGAGGCTCAAGGAACTAGAGGAACAAGTCAAAACGATTCCTATCCTGCAAGTCAAGATCTCAGTCTTGCAAGAAGAAAAAAGGCAACTCTCCTTACAAATGAAGAACCAAAAACCTTCCAGTCAGTTTCCAGGAAGCACTGGGTTCCGGAAGCGGTCTTACAGTGTTGGGAGTGCAGACCATTTCAGTGAGCTCTCACAGATTGGAAAGGGGACAGAACTGCACATAGATTCTGAAGATGATCTGGACAACACTAAACAGGGCTGCCAAAGACTGGAGGAATTCAGGCAGctgacagcagacatgctggagCTGGGAAGAAATATTCACGACACCCTCCCAGACGAACAACCTAGACTCACACAAACCCCAGtggagaagatgcaaactcgAGAGTATAGGTCTGTTGCTTCAGGTCCCAATGAGAATATGAATGATGTTGTTGTGTATCACAGGTCGCTGCAGCACCACCGAGATGTTGGTGTGACTACAGAGGTGGAAACGAGGACTGCCGCAGTTAATGTGACCGAGGCTATGCTTGGCATGACCACTGAAGCTGAGGTGGAAATTGAAATGCAGCATCAGACTATTGAGGCCCTCAAGGACAAGATTTACAGGCTAGAGGTCCAGCTAAAGGAAACCACGCATGAGATGGAGATGGGAAAGTTGAAACTGGAGCTTCGGGCAGCAGGGTCAAGGAAGAAGGTTGATAAGGGTTCAATGGCTAAACCATCTGTTTACAGCACTGCAGTGGAAGCTAAAGTGACCATGCAAAATCAAGGAGTGGGAAATCATGTGGAATACAAAGATGCCTGCACTGGAAGTATCTTTGACTCGCGTTCTGTGGGTGTTTCATGCAGGATTGATGTACAGCATGCTGCTGTAGGTCCTGATACACCAATGGACTCATGGCTTATGAAGGAAGGGGTGCAAGCTTATGATAAGTGTGTCGGCAGACACGTTGCAATATGTAACCAAAATGTAGGAATGGAAGGTGGCATTCATGAAATTGGAATCAATATCGAAGACGTCAAAGACAATCTAAATATTTGCAAAATAGGACTTGAACGATCAaagaattgtacatcagttggTTGTGGGGACTGTTCTGTGGATGTGAGGGTTTGTCCTATGAAAGACCTGGTTTCTGTTGGCACAAACACTGACCAAGTGCACCATGTTGACTCTGAACTCATGGTGGTACCTGAGACTATTTCTCGTAAGACATATACAGAGGTTGAAACTGTAACTAAATATACCAACACAGAAAGGACTGTTTTCAAAGACTCCAGCACTAATACTAGTGTCAATACTCAAGACAAATGCATCAGCACAATTCCAATTGAGACCAGGAGTGTGTCAGTGGGGGAAGGCCTTGTGAAAGatgaaaagttgctaaaaaCTCGCTCTGTTGCTGTGGGAACTACAGGAGATGCTTCTCTGGATAAGGCATCAGCAGTTAAGACCAAACACACTGGGGTTGGCACAGCCAATATAAACGACAACTTTCTGGTAGGGTTGAGAACAAGGAACATCGCTTGTGGCCCCTCTTGGCTGCCTAACTCAAAAACCAGGAGCGTTGGAGTAGGGTATGAGACCGTGGCAGAACCTGTGCAGTCTCAGGCATGTCAGAGCGAAATGGCTGCTGGGCTGGACCACTACATCGAAAGGGTGCAGAAACTACTGCAGGAGCAGCAGATGCTCCTAGCTGAAAACTACAGTGAGCTGGCAGATGCCTTTGGGCAGCCTCACACCCAGATTGGCTCCATCAACAACCAGCTGGTCAGTACCTTGTCATCCATAAACACTGTGATGAAGTACGCCAGCTCAGAGGACATCTTGAAGTTGTGTTCTGCTGCAGCAGGAACTGTCTCAG ACATGGGTCAGCTGGCCGAGGGGAAGACAGAGGTGACCCATGCAGAAGCAACACTGTCCCAGTCATCTTTAATTTGTCCTAGACTTTCAACACACCAGCAAAGTTCTTCCATGCAGAAGAGCCTGATGGACCAGCAGATGTCCTCAGCCCTGCATG GACAGCCTGGCAGCCAGAACACTCTCAAGTCAATCATGAAGAAGAAAGACGGTGGTCAAGGAGCCAACGGCACAAAAAAGAACCTGCAGTTTGTAGGTGTCAATGGAGG GTATGAGACGACGTCGAGCGATGACTCCAGCTCGGAGGAGAGCAGCTCGGAGGAATCTGGGAGTGAGCGAGAGGTGCATGGTGGGAAGGAGGGGAGTGTGGATGGGAGTAGAGCAGAGGAATTTTGTAACAAGGGAGCTGTGGAAGGGCGAGCAGAGAGGAATCCGGAAAAGGCAGAAGTTAGGGAGAG GTACGAATTAAGTGAGAAAATGGTGACAGCATGCCATCTAATGAAGAACCATCTGAATGACTCCAAGGCTCTAGTCGGCAAAGACATG AGGGCATGCCTGAGCACACTGCAGCACGAGTGGTTCAGAGTGTCCAGTCAGAAGTCAGCAGTTCCAGCCATGGTGGAAGACTACCTGTCAGCATTCAGAGCCGTGTCCCCTGCTGTGCTGAAGCACATCGTCAACATGGCTGACGGCAATGGCAACACTGCTCTCCACTACAGTGTGTCCCACTCTAATTTTGATATTGTCAAGAAGCTACTGGATGCAG ACATTTGCAATGTTGATCAGCAGAACAAGGCTGGCTACACTCCCATCATGCTTGCTGCCCTTGCAGCAGTGGAAGCTGAGAAGGACATGAGGGTTGTGGAGGAGCTGTTCAGCAAGGGGGATGTCAACGCTAAAGCCAGTCAG GCCGGCCAGACGGGGCTCATGCTAGCCGTCAGTCACGGGAGGATGGACATGGTGAAAGCTCTGCTGGTGTGTGGGGCCAACGTCAACATTCAGGACGACGAGGGCTCCACGGCACTCATGTGTGCCAGTGAGCACGGCCACGCCGAGATCGTCAAGCTGCTGCTGGCCCAGCCCGGCTGTGACGCCACACTCAGTGACAAC GATGGGAGTAATGCCCTGTCGATAGCCCTCGAAGCTGGACACAAAGACATTGCTGTGCTACTGTATGCCCACGTCAACTTCTCCAAAGCACAGTCCCCG GGGACACCTCGCCTTGGGAGAAAGGCGCCCCCCAGTCCCACAGGGAGAAGCACTTTTGATTAG